One part of the Vicia villosa cultivar HV-30 ecotype Madison, WI linkage group LG6, Vvil1.0, whole genome shotgun sequence genome encodes these proteins:
- the LOC131610475 gene encoding peptide chain release factor 1, mitochondrial has product MRIHARFFNFRHLLRLRNQYESKSKLTLPNFRHRPYSSEVQPEISPDLLNIMEQRFSAIKYRAKSLDNLINQPEVSPSEYARANKELRKLSGSVELINELKDKQKEIDGLKSLMTECSEDKDMLNMATEEMGQAIEEVRKLQNLLLKSLLPKDDADERDCILEVRAGSGGEEASLFAMNILKMYEKYAHNKGWKFEVVDIAQSDMKGFKEASAAIVGVGVFGKLKFESGIHRVQRVPVTEKLGRVHTSAVSVAILPQADEVDVQLKNEDLKIDTYRSGGSGGQHANTTNSAVRITHLPSGIVVAIQDERSQHMNKAKALKVLCAKLYEMERIRLHSSRSKLRSEQIGSGDRSERIRTYNFPQGRVTDHRVGITYHNIEDVMLGESLDVFIDALLLKEEMDAIATFSSST; this is encoded by the exons ATGAGAATTCATGCTAGATTTTTCAATTTCCGTCATCTTCTTCGGTTGCGAAACCAATACGAATCAAAATCCAAACTCACACTTCCAAATTTCCGTCATCGTCCTTACTCTTCCG AAGTTCAACCTGAAATTTCGCCGGATCTGTTAAACATAATGGAACAACGATTCTCAGCTATTAAGTATAGGGCTAAGTCTCTTGATAATCTCATTAATCAG CCAGAAGTGTCGCCATCCGAGTATGCAAGAGCTAACAAGGAGCTTCGAAAGCTCAGTGGTTCGGTGGAACTTATTAATGAACTGAAGGATAAACAGAAG GAAATTGATGGCTTGAAGTCACTAATGACTGAATGTTCTGAAGACAAAGACATGCTTAATATGGCAACAGAGGAAATGGGTCAAGCCATAGAGGAAGTAAGAAAACTGCAGAATTTGTTGCTGAAGTCATTACTTCCTAAGGATGATGCTGATGAAAGAGATTGCATTTTGGAGGTACGAGCAG GGAGTGGTGGGGAGGAAGCTTCCTTGTTTGCAATGAACATCCTTAAGAT GTATGAGAAGTATGCTCACAACAAAGGCTGGAAGTTTGAAGTGGTAGATATAGCTCAATCTGATATGAAGGGATTCAAG GAGGCTAGTGCAGCTATTGTAGGAGTTGGTGTTTTTGGGAAACTAAAATTCGAGAGTGGAATTCATAGAGTACAG cGAGTTCCTGTCACCGAAAAATTGGGACGCGTTCATACCAGTGCTGTTTCTGTTGCAATTCTCCCTCAGGCCGATGAG GTCGATGTTCAGTTAAAAAATGAAGACTTAAAAATTGACACCTATAGATCTGGTGGTTCAGGTGGTCAGCATGCAAATACAACTAACAGTGCTGTTCGAATAACTCACCTTCCATCTGGGATTGTGGTTGCTATACAAGATGAGCGTTCTCAGCATATG AATAAGGCCAAAGCTCTCAAGGTACTGTGTGCAAAGCTATATGAAATGGAAAGGATAAGACTTCATAGTAGTCGATCAAAGCTCCGATCAGAGCAG ATCGGTAGTGGGGACAGATCTGAACGCATTCGAACATACAATTTTCCTCAAGGCCGCGTAACTGATCATAGAGTTGGTATCACTTATCACAACATAGAAGATGTGATGCTAGGAGAGAGTCTTGATGTCTTCATTGACGCTCTCCTTCTGAAAGAAGAAATGGATGCAATTGCAACTTTTAGTTCTTCTACCTAA